Genomic window (Flavobacteriales bacterium):
CACCTATGCCGACGGTGATCTCTTTCCGGTGGGTCTTCCAGTAGCTGGAATTGCGGAAATACTGGGCGTTCAGCACATTCGAGAGACCGAAGCATGCCAAGAGGGCCAATAAGGGGAGGGTGTGTTTGGAGCGCACTTCCGTTTCGATCTGTGCCAAATATAGAGGAAGGAGACAACTACGGGCCACTTCGTGGCACAATCCTTTAACGAAGCACCTGTGGAGGGGTTGCCTCGTGTTAGAGTGTTTTTCCGTTAAATACGGCCCATGCCGCCACGATCCCGGCGCATACGGACACGTTCAGACTGTGTTTTGTCCCGCCCTGTGGTACCACGATCGCTCCGTCACAGGCGGCCACCACGGCCTCGCTCACCCCGTGCAGCTCGTTGCCGAGCACCAAGGCCAACCCTTTTTCCGGGTCCGGGGCCCATTGGGTGATCGCCATTGCATGCTCGGTCTGCTCCACCGCCCATACCTCCCAGCCTTCCGCCTGCAGCTTATGCACCGCGTCCAACGCCGAGGTATGGTGTACCCAGGGCACGGAGAGCGTGGCCCCCAGCGCCGTCTTCTCGATCTCCCGGTGGGGCGGCAGCGGCGTGAAGCCGCACAAGTCCAACCCCTCCAGTGCGAAAGCATCAGCTGTACGGAAGATGGAACCGGTGTTGTGGCGGCTCCGTACATCGTCCAGGATAAAGCGCAACCGCCGCTTGGCCATAGCCTTGTATCCCTCAGCATCCATCCGCCCGAGTTCATCCATGGTCAGTTTGCGGTCAGGCTGCGACATATTTGTGAAAGCTGAAAAGATGAAAGCTGAAAGTTGAAAACGTGACGGCGAGGTTGCGGCCAAATGAAAGGGGAAAAGTTGAAAGCGGGAGCGACAGTGTTATAGTAGGCAGTATGCAGTGGCAGTTGGCAGTCGGCAGGGTGCGTCGGCAGTACTCGGTACTCAATACCCTGTACCCTGTACCAGAAACTCCGATCATCGATCACTACTAAATTCAGATCCGCGTGGATCAGCTCCTTCAGCGTCATCCGCGTTCCATTCGGAAAAGATTAAATTTCGGGCTGCCCGAACGGTATTGCGAACTTCGCGCCGATGACCAAAGCCTCTCCCGCCGAAACACCCTTGATGAAGCAGTACATGCGCATCAAGGCGCAATACCCGGACGCCCTCCTGCTGTTCCGTGTCGGCGATTTCTATGAGACCTTCCTGCAGGACGCCATCACCGCCGCCAGCGTGCTCGGCATCACGCTCACCCAGCGCAACAACGGCACGGGTACCATCGAGCTGGCGGGCTTCCCGCACCATTCCTTGGACAATTACCTGCCGAAGCTGGTGCGGGCCGGCCATCGCGTGGCCATCTGCGACCAGTTGGAAGATCCCAAACTGACCAAGACCATCGTGAAGCGCGGCGTCACCGAGGTGGCCACGCCGGGTGTCTCCTTCGCCGAAGGAGTGGTGGACGGTCGCAGCAACAACTGGCTGGCTGCGATCTGCGGCGAAGGCGAACGCTACGGTGTCGCCTTCCTGGACGTCACCACCGGCGAGTTCATCGCCGGGGAAGGCGACAGCAAGACCATGGCCAAGGCGATCGAGAGCCATGCGCCCGGTGAACTGCTCTTCCCGCGCGGGGCGAAGCAGCCCTTGGTCGCTGAGGAATCCGGGCGCTGGCGCAGCTTTGCGTTGGAGCCATGGGCCTTCACGGACGACTTCGCGCGCGAGCGTCTTTTACGCCAGTTTGACACCGCCGGGCTGAAGGGCTTCGGCATCGAGGAACTGCCCTTGGCCCAGCGCGCCGCCGGTGCCGTGCTGCATTACCTCGGTGAAACGCACCACGACCGCCTCGGCCACGTGCGGCGCATCGCCAAACTGGCGAACGACGGCCATGTCTGGCTGGACCGCTTCACCGTGCGCAACTTGGAGCTGGTGGCCCCGGTGAACGAGGGCGGCCACACGCTGCTGGCCGCCATGGACCGCTGTGAAACACCCATGGGCGCGCGTCTGCTGCGGCGTTGGCTGCTCTTTCCGCTGGTGGATGAGAAGGCTATCGGGGAGCGTTTGGACCACGTACAGGCGCTGTTGGAAGCATCGGTCTTACGGGATGCCATCGGCGACGACCTCCGTGCGGTGGGCGACTTGGAACGCTTGGCCGCGAAGGCCGCCGTGGGCCGCATCAATCCCCGGGAGCTGCTCCAGATGGCCCGTGCCATTCAGGCCGCCGAGCGGGTGCGCGGTGCTTTGGACAAGGCAGGCGGCATTCTAGCGGCTACTGCAAAAGGGTGGATGGTGCCATTGGAAATCGCGGAGCACATCAGCGCGAGCATCGAGCCGGAAACGCCCGTGAACATCCAGAAAGGCGGCGTGATCCGCACCGGCGTGGATGCCGACCTGGATGAATTGCGCCACGTGACCACCCACGCCAAGGAACTCCTGATGGAAGTCCAGCGCCGCGAGGTGGAGCGCACCGGCATCACTTCGCTGAAGGTGGGCTACAACAACGTCTTCGGCTATTACTTGGAAGTGCGCCACACACACCGGGACAAGGTGCCACCGGAATGGGTGCGCAAGCAGACCCTCACCGGTGCCGAGCGCTACATCACCGACGAGCTGAAGGCTTTGGAGGAGCGCATCCTCAGCGCCGAGGAACGCATCCTCGCCCTCGAGGGGCAACTCTATGGGACGGTGGTGGAGCGTGTGTGCAAAGGCATCGGGGAGGTGCAGGCCATCGGTACGGCCATTGCCCGGGTCGATGTCCTGCGCGGCTTCGCTATCAATGCCGCCACGTGGAAATATGCCCGACCGGTGATCTCCCAAGATGCTGTACTGCGCATCCGTGATGGCCGTCATCCCGTGATCGAGCAGCAGCTTCCGCCCGGCGAACCGTACGTGGCCAACGACCTCACGCTGGACCCGGAGAACGCCCAACTGCTGGTGATCACCGGCCCCAACATGAGCGGTAAGTCGGCGCTATTGCGGCAAACGGCCCTCATCGTGCTGATGGCCCAGTGCGGCAGCTTCGTCCCGGCGCGCGAGGCCAACATCGGCATCATCGACCGCGTCTTCACCCGCGTGGGTGCCAGCGACAACCTCACCACGGGGGAAAGCACCTTCATGGTGGAGATGAACGAGACCGCCAGCATCCTCAACAACCTCAGTGCGCGCAGCCTGCTGCTGATGGACGAGATAGGCCGCGGCACCAGCACTTACGACGGCATCTCCATCGCGTGGTCCATCGCCGAGTTCCTGCACGAGCATCCCATGCGGCCCAAGACGCTCTTCGCCACGCACTACCATGAGATGAACGACATGGCGGAGACCTTCCCGCGCATCCGCAACGCCAACGTGGCCGTGCGTGAGGCCGATGGCAAGGTGCTCTTCTTGCGGAAACTCGTCCCCGGCGGCAGCGACCGCAGTTTCGGGATCCACGTGGCCCGCATGGCCGGCATGCCGGAGCAAGTGGTGAAGCGCGCGGAAAAAGTGCTGCACCATTTGGAACAGACCCATTCAGGAGACCTCGGCGAAGACCTGCCCGGTGAGAAAAAGGAAGCAGGCCCCGCAGTGCCCAAGCCCGCCACCGCCAGCCTTGGCCGCGAGCCGCAGCTCAGCTTCTTCCAGCTCGACGACCCTGCGCTCGAAGGCATCCGCGACGAGCTGGAGGCCCTCGACATCAATACACTGACGCCTGTTGAAGCACTGATGAAGTTGAATGAGATCAAGCGGATGGCAGGAGCGGGCCGATCAAGGCTGAAGAAGGCATGAAGCCCGAAGTGCCGGGCACACCGACCTCCGCGGACCGCTGGGCGGAGCGCTGGGGCTGGGCGATCATCGCGGCGGCGGTGCTGTTGGTCTATTGGCCGTTGAGCACCTTCAGCTACGGCATGGTGCAGGGCGATACGCTCGATTGTTGGATGCCGTGGCGCTGGTTCATCGCCTCGGCCTTGCAGGACGGCCACTTCCCGCTCTGGGACCCCTTCGCGCAATCCGGCTATCCGATCTATGCAGACCTACAAGGCCCCGCGTGGTACCCGATGTCCATCGTGCTGGGCGGCACCATCGGCCACACGCTTTACACCTTGCAGGCGCTCTTCCTCGGCTACGTCATCGTGGGCGGCATCGGGATGATGCGCTTGGTCCGCCGGATCGGAAGTGATGCGCGGATCGCCTTGGTCATCGGCCTGGCCTATGCGCTGAGCGGCTTCTTCACCGCGCACGAAATGCACTTCTACGCGGTGATCAGTGCGGCCCTGCTGCCGTGGCTGATCAGCGCACAACTGCGGCTGATCGAGCGGCCTTCGTGGCGACCGGCGGTGGAGGCGGCCATCTTCCAGGGCCTGCTGCTCACGGGCGGAAACCACACTTTTACCCTCATCGGCACATGGCTGCTGCTGGCACTGATCATCGTGTATGCGGTGCGCGCATGGCGCAAGAGCGACCGCGCCTTCGTCTTCCGGTTGTTGCGTTACGAGGTCCTGTTCGCCGTGCTCACCTTGGTCATGGCCGTCGGTACGATCTACGCGTATGTGGAGGTATCTCCTTATTTGGCGCGGTCCGCGGGCATGACCTACAGCGATGCCGCGGTGAACCCCTTCACTTGGCACGCGGCCTGGTCCTACTTCTTCCCTTATGCTGTGGGCACCGATGCGGCCTGGCTCGGCACCGATCCCACCATGGCGAACGGCTATGTGGGCGTGCTGGTGCTGCTGTTCACGGTGCTGGCCGTTTTCCGCAGGCGCACCGTGGTGGAAAATGTGATCGCCGTCTTCGGGATCCTTTGCCTGTTGGCCTCCTTCGGTGCTGCGCTTCCGGTACATCGGGTCCTCTGGTCCGTGGTGCCGGGCTTGGACCTGTTCCGCTTCCCCAGCTATTACCAATGGTTCACCGCTTTGGCCGCTGCGGTGCTGGCAGCGGGCACCCTTTCCCAATGGCCCGCGTTGATGGCCAAGCGGCCGCGCGTGTTGAAAGGCGCGATCGGTATCGCTATTCTGATCGTCGGGGCAGCGCTGGTGCGGGCCTGGATGATGCATACGAGCGAGCCGCCGTTCGGGCAGGGCGATACGGTTTACGAGCAAATGACCGGCCTCTGGCGCTGGCACCGGGTGCTCCTCGCGGCTCCGGTGTCCTTGCTCGCGCTGATCGGGCTGTGGTGGTGGGCCACGGCGAAAAAGCGCCGCTGGTGGCCGTTGCTCCTCCTGGTCTTTATTGAGATGGGCTGGGCTACCACGCTCGCCCAATGGAACACCGCCCTCGGCGACTATTCCCCCGCGATGCTCCAAGGCCGCATCGATGAGCAGCCCAAGGGGCCCGTATGGCCGGAATTGGTGCCGATGGGCAACAACACCGACGGCTCCGCCACGCTGAAGTACATCTGGAAGAACGTCCAGAATTTCGAAGGAAAGCCCTCGCACGACGGCTTCAATTCCTTCTGGCTGAAGGATGCGAACCGGATCGCGGCGGAGGAGCCGGGCCTGTTCGCCGCCATGAAGCTCCAACCCTTGGTCTACCTCACGGACAGCGTGGTGCAGGCGGGGCAGTACGATCCCGCAACGGTGGATCCCGCCAACGACAGCGCACTGGTGGTGCTGGCGGAAGGGGAAGAGGTGAAGGAAGTACTGCGCCATATGCCAAGCGACTTGGTGCAGGTCACCGGCTTCGACCACGATGGCATTTCACTGCACGTGAAGACCGCCCATCCCACCTTCGCCATGCTGCAACAAGCCTGGTACCCGGGCTGGACGGCCACTGTGGACGGTGTGCCTGCCGATATCCTCCGGGCCAACATCGCCTTCTTCGGCATCGTGCTCCCGGCCGGGGAACACGAGCTGCAGTTCCGGTTCGAAAAGCCGGTGGTGCCATGGCTGCTGGGCATTTCGCTGCTTGTATTCCTCGGGTCGTGCTTTCTCCTGGCCTTCACACGCCCCGCGTCCCTTTCCTCCATCATGCTCAAGGTCGCTTTAGTGCTGCTGACCTTGACCATCGGCTGGGCGCTTTTCGCACACCGCCCCAAGGCGGAACGGCTTCCCAGGGCTGTTGAAAGCCTACTGCACCAGATCGATGTAACCAGCCAAAAGGCTCTGCCCATCGTGATCAACACCGGAAGATACCCTGCGCTCGAACAGCTATTTCAGTGGCGCGAGACACATGCACTGCGCGCCGAAAATGCGCAGCGCGCCGGGAAGGTTCTCCGCCACGTGCAACGATACGCGAACACGCCGTTCTGGTGGATGGACGCGGGCCTGCCTGTGGCTCCGGCAGTGAGGGCCGCGTTGTTGCAACATCTTCAGGTGGACACCGTGTTGCGTGCAGATGGTTTCGACGCCGTGCTGCTGTTGCCCGCTGAAGGAGCGCTGGATGCCACCCCGCTTCACGACGGTTCCAAGGAAGGTGGCGAATGGCTGGACCAAGCCTCTCCATGGACCGCGGCCTATCGTGTGCCGACCTCCGAACTGTTGGCCCTTGCTCCGGGCTCGCTGGTGGTGCAGGTGGCCTACCGGTCCCAAGGAGCGTCGGAACCCTCCATCGTCATCGAGCGGCGCCGGGGCGACCGCATCACCGATTACGAGAGCTTTCCCCTTCCGCACGGCGGCACCGCCGATAGCCTCCTCACCGCCTGCGTGGTGCGCAACCTGCGGGAACTGCGTCATGCCGACGAGGTAGTGGGCGTCTACGTTTGGAACAACGGTCCGGACAGCGTTCAGGTACGGGAATTCAAAGTGGAACGCACCGGCCGCGACCTCTCCCGGTGGTGAATTTGCGGGCGTCAATTACCCGCTGTTGCACCGATCATTAAGACCGTTATATTTGCAGCCCTCAAGCGAGAGTAGCTCAGTTGGTAGAGCACGACCTTGCCAAGGTCGGGGTCGCGGGTTCGAGTCCCGTTTCTCGCTCAAAAGTGCCCTTCATTTCGGAGGGCATTTTTTTTGCTTAGCTGCGAACGCAGTATCGCGGGCCTGCCTACCGCAGGTAGGTTCGAGTCCCGTTTCTCGCTCAAAATGCCTTCCTCCACGGGGAGGCATTTTTGTTTTAGGGCTTGCGGTGGCGGTAAGCGCGATGCATGCGCTCACCCGAACACCAAAAGCATTTCTCTGCGTCTCCGCGCCTCTGCGTCCAATTACCGATCACCATTCACCGATCACCATACCTCTATCAGCGGAGATCCGCCCTTTCAGCGTTATCTGCGTTCCAACCTGCATTCCATCCTCCACGATTGCGTTCATTTGCACACCCCCGCCCGGGTGGTGAAATGGTATACACGAGGGACTTAAAATCCCTTGGTCCGTAAGGGCCGTGCGGGTTCAAGTCCCGCCCCGGGCACTCTTCGATGCACACCCGTATCGCCCCAACCCCCAGCGGCTACCTCCACGCGGGCAACGGCGCGGCCTTCGTGCTGGCGTGGAAGCTGGCACGGGAAGCGGGCGGAAAGCTCCTCCTGCGCATCGACGACCTGGATGCCGAGCGCGTGCGGCCGGAGTACGTGGAGGACATCTTCGAGACCTTGCATTGGTTGGGCGTGGACTGGGATGAAGGTCCTGGGAATGCGGCGGAACTGAAGAGCAGATGGTCGCAGCATTTTCGCATGGCGCGGTACATGGAGTTGGTGGATCAGCTTCGCGAAGGCGGTCATCTGTATGCCTGCGCCTGTTCCCGGAAGGAGATCCAGGACCGCACCGGCTCCGGCGACTATGATGGCCATTGTCGCACGCTGGGTCTGCCCTTCGATCATCCGGACTGCTCGTGGCGGTTGATGTTGCCCAACACCGGCAAGGTGGTTTGGCATACTTGGCCGGACGGGAAGCCACATGAAGCTGCATTGAATATGCCCGACCCGGTTATCCGGCAGCGTAACGGCCGACCCGCCTACCAGATCGCCTCCTTGGCGGATGATGTCCGCTTCGGCATCGACATGATCGTAAGGGGCGAGGACCTGCTGGCTTCCACGGCGGTACAACTGCACTTGGCCGGTCTGCTCGGCCTGGAAGCGTTCCACAAAGCGTTCTTTCTACACCATTCTTTGGTCTTGGACCCACACGGAGCGAAACGCTCAAAATCCCATGGGGCGGATTCCTTGTGGGCGGCGCGGAAGGCGGGTGAGGACCCGATGGAAATTCACCGGTTGGCTGACGAACTTCTGCGGGTAGGTTGACATCTTTGTAAATTCCTGATTCCTGATTCCTGATTCCTGATTCCGACAAGCCTCTGCGTCGGCGGACGGAATCAGGAATCAGGAATTTGCGGATCAGAAAAATCCCATGCCCCGGTTCAGGGTCTCGGACTGTTTGTAAGCCAAAATTGAATTAGCTGTCCATCGCAAATGGCCGCACGGACAAGGTGCGGGCCTGAACGGCACCTCGGCTGCGCTCCACCAATCCGAGTTCCTCCAACTGGGCCAGGTCCCGTTGCAAGGTCTTGGCGTTCAAGCGGGCGTAGGTCAACGCTAGTTCCGGGGAAAGTTGCGTGACGGTGGCTGTGGGCACCTTTCCGCGCTGGTCCTGTAGGCTGCGCGCCAAAGCTTGAAGGCGCTCCCCGTTCACTGTGGCGGCGGGGTCCACCATGGTCCGAAGTTCCTCCTGTGCCATGATGCGGTATTGAGCCTCGGAGACCTCGTTCAACAGCGCTTTCGCACCGTCCGCGAAGCCCCGGACCATATAAGCGATGAAGGGGACCACGTCGCCGTTGGGCACTGCGGCCTGTGCCACCTGCCGGGCGTACTCGCTGCGGGTAGCGGCGGCGTGGACGGTCATGCGGTGGGCGGCGGGGGCGGGGATGCCCGCGTTCAAAAGCAATTGGAACTCCACGAGCCGGGCCGTCCGGCCATTGCCCTCAGCGAAGGGGCGGGTCCAAAGCAGGTAGAGGTGGGTGAGCACGGCCCGGACGATCGCGAAGGCCATGCGCTCTTCCTCATGCTCCGGCTGGAACAAATCGCTTTCTCCCCAAGCGTTCAGCCGCTCCATCATCGGTCCGATGTCCTCTGGCAGGACGTTGCCCTCCGTGTTACGGTCACGCACCGATCGGTAATCCCCGGCTGCGGCACCGGTGGCGGATGGGATCTCCTTCAGCACTTGGGCGTTGAGCACCTGGATGGCCCATGGACCGGTATCCCGGTCGCCGGCCTTGGCCCGTGCCTCGGTCCATTGGACAGCCTTCACCAAGTTCCGCATTTCGCGCTCGAGGAAGAC
Coding sequences:
- the mutS gene encoding DNA mismatch repair protein MutS, which gives rise to MTKASPAETPLMKQYMRIKAQYPDALLLFRVGDFYETFLQDAITAASVLGITLTQRNNGTGTIELAGFPHHSLDNYLPKLVRAGHRVAICDQLEDPKLTKTIVKRGVTEVATPGVSFAEGVVDGRSNNWLAAICGEGERYGVAFLDVTTGEFIAGEGDSKTMAKAIESHAPGELLFPRGAKQPLVAEESGRWRSFALEPWAFTDDFARERLLRQFDTAGLKGFGIEELPLAQRAAGAVLHYLGETHHDRLGHVRRIAKLANDGHVWLDRFTVRNLELVAPVNEGGHTLLAAMDRCETPMGARLLRRWLLFPLVDEKAIGERLDHVQALLEASVLRDAIGDDLRAVGDLERLAAKAAVGRINPRELLQMARAIQAAERVRGALDKAGGILAATAKGWMVPLEIAEHISASIEPETPVNIQKGGVIRTGVDADLDELRHVTTHAKELLMEVQRREVERTGITSLKVGYNNVFGYYLEVRHTHRDKVPPEWVRKQTLTGAERYITDELKALEERILSAEERILALEGQLYGTVVERVCKGIGEVQAIGTAIARVDVLRGFAINAATWKYARPVISQDAVLRIRDGRHPVIEQQLPPGEPYVANDLTLDPENAQLLVITGPNMSGKSALLRQTALIVLMAQCGSFVPAREANIGIIDRVFTRVGASDNLTTGESTFMVEMNETASILNNLSARSLLLMDEIGRGTSTYDGISIAWSIAEFLHEHPMRPKTLFATHYHEMNDMAETFPRIRNANVAVREADGKVLFLRKLVPGGSDRSFGIHVARMAGMPEQVVKRAEKVLHHLEQTHSGDLGEDLPGEKKEAGPAVPKPATASLGREPQLSFFQLDDPALEGIRDELEALDINTLTPVEALMKLNEIKRMAGAGRSRLKKA
- a CDS encoding Fic family protein; protein product: MRTYEQTHPWLSFRWDPRNVPYPVWLLLGEATAACQQLREAALPPQEGSLTSYVAMLQGIVANASLAGNSLSEDQVDRLLEGSLHLPPSQVFLEREMRNLVKAVQWTEARAKAGDRDTGPWAIQVLNAQVLKEIPSATGAAAGDYRSVRDRNTEGNVLPEDIGPMMERLNAWGESDLFQPEHEEERMAFAIVRAVLTHLYLLWTRPFAEGNGRTARLVEFQLLLNAGIPAPAAHRMTVHAAATRSEYARQVAQAAVPNGDVVPFIAYMVRGFADGAKALLNEVSEAQYRIMAQEELRTMVDPAATVNGERLQALARSLQDQRGKVPTATVTQLSPELALTYARLNAKTLQRDLAQLEELGLVERSRGAVQARTLSVRPFAMDS
- a CDS encoding tRNA glutamyl-Q synthetase, which produces MHTRIAPTPSGYLHAGNGAAFVLAWKLAREAGGKLLLRIDDLDAERVRPEYVEDIFETLHWLGVDWDEGPGNAAELKSRWSQHFRMARYMELVDQLREGGHLYACACSRKEIQDRTGSGDYDGHCRTLGLPFDHPDCSWRLMLPNTGKVVWHTWPDGKPHEAALNMPDPVIRQRNGRPAYQIASLADDVRFGIDMIVRGEDLLASTAVQLHLAGLLGLEAFHKAFFLHHSLVLDPHGAKRSKSHGADSLWAARKAGEDPMEIHRLADELLRVG
- a CDS encoding TrmH family RNA methyltransferase produces the protein MSQPDRKLTMDELGRMDAEGYKAMAKRRLRFILDDVRSRHNTGSIFRTADAFALEGLDLCGFTPLPPHREIEKTALGATLSVPWVHHTSALDAVHKLQAEGWEVWAVEQTEHAMAITQWAPDPEKGLALVLGNELHGVSEAVVAACDGAIVVPQGGTKHSLNVSVCAGIVAAWAVFNGKTL